A genome region from Flavobacterium sp. CFS9 includes the following:
- a CDS encoding succinate dehydrogenase/fumarate reductase iron-sulfur subunit, producing the protein MKLSLKIWRQSDTSDKGKMTDYEIDEVSEHMSFLEMLDLLNESLIQKKERVIEFDHDCREGICGQCGVMINGRAHGPLKNTTTCQLHMRSFKDGDTIYIEPFRAKAFPVLRDLKIDRSAFDTIIASGGFIGASTGQAPEANSIPISYETAEASFDAAACIGCGACVATCKNASAALFTGAKITHLALLPQGQIEASKRVLSMVSQMDAEGFGNCSDTRACEIECPQGISILSIAKMNAEYTKALIFKK; encoded by the coding sequence ATGAAACTATCTCTTAAAATATGGCGGCAATCGGATACTTCTGATAAAGGAAAAATGACCGATTATGAAATAGATGAGGTTTCAGAACATATGTCCTTTCTGGAAATGCTCGATCTTTTGAATGAATCTTTAATTCAGAAGAAAGAACGTGTTATTGAATTCGATCACGATTGTCGGGAAGGAATCTGCGGACAATGCGGTGTGATGATCAACGGAAGAGCTCATGGACCTCTAAAAAATACCACGACTTGCCAGCTTCATATGAGAAGTTTTAAAGATGGGGATACTATTTATATTGAACCTTTTCGGGCAAAAGCTTTTCCTGTACTGAGAGACTTAAAAATTGACCGTTCGGCTTTTGATACCATCATTGCATCCGGTGGCTTTATTGGAGCTTCAACGGGTCAGGCTCCTGAAGCCAACAGTATCCCAATATCTTACGAAACTGCCGAAGCGTCTTTTGATGCGGCAGCCTGTATTGGGTGTGGTGCCTGCGTAGCCACTTGTAAAAATGCCAGTGCGGCCTTGTTCACAGGAGCTAAAATCACCCATTTGGCTTTGTTGCCACAGGGACAAATTGAAGCCTCAAAAAGAGTACTGAGCATGGTTAGCCAAATGGATGCCGAAGGTTTTGGAAACTGCTCAGACACCAGGGCCTGTGAAATTGAATGCCCGCAAGGGATTTCGATTCTTTCGATCGCCAAAATGAATGCGGAATATACCAAAGCTTTAATTTTTAAAAAATAA
- a CDS encoding fumarate reductase/succinate dehydrogenase flavoprotein subunit, with amino-acid sequence MIDSKIPEGPLADKWNNYKAKAKLVNPANRKKLNVIVVGTGLAGASCAASLAEQGYNIQSFCFQDSARRAHSVAAQGGVNAAKNYKNDGDSTFRMFYDTIKGGDFRSREANVYRLAECSAHLIDHAVAQGVPFAREYAGYLNNRSFGGVQVSRTFYARGQTGQQLLLGAYQGLLRQVSLGKVTMHTRHEMLELVIIDGKAKGIIARNLETGALERHVADAVVLASGGYGKVYYLSTLAMGCNSSAIWRAHKKGAYMAGVSWIQFHPTSLPQHGANQSKLTLMSESLRNDGRIWVPKKAEDARNPNTIPEEERDYYLERRYPSFGNLAPRDISSRAAKERIDAGHGVGPMKNAIYLDFSDAIKAQGKNTIEAKYSNLFAMYEKITGINAYKEPMLISPAAHFTMGGLWVDYELMTSIPGLFALGEANFADHGANRLGANSLLQACVDGYFIAPYTIPNYLAGELNAPKATIDHPAFKEAEKSVRAQLDRFLNSKGTLSTDHFHKKIGRLLYEKCGLSRSKEKLEEAIEDIKALKASFEKDLLITGDDTLNSELEKAGRIADYIELAELMCYDALQREESCGAHFREEYQTPDGEAVRNDDDFCYVSAWEWKGEAKPPELHKEPLVFESVELAVRSYK; translated from the coding sequence ATGATTGACTCCAAAATACCCGAAGGTCCACTAGCTGATAAATGGAACAATTACAAAGCAAAAGCAAAGCTTGTAAACCCGGCCAACAGAAAAAAACTGAACGTTATTGTTGTTGGAACCGGACTTGCAGGTGCTTCCTGCGCAGCGTCTTTGGCCGAACAAGGTTATAATATTCAATCGTTTTGTTTTCAGGATTCTGCCCGACGTGCCCACTCTGTGGCGGCACAAGGAGGAGTTAACGCTGCCAAAAACTACAAAAACGATGGCGACAGCACCTTTAGAATGTTTTACGATACCATCAAAGGAGGTGATTTCAGATCCCGCGAAGCTAATGTATATCGTTTGGCAGAGTGTTCGGCACATTTAATAGACCATGCCGTGGCGCAGGGCGTTCCTTTTGCGAGAGAATATGCCGGTTATTTAAACAACAGATCGTTTGGAGGTGTACAGGTTTCGAGAACATTCTACGCACGCGGACAAACCGGACAGCAGCTTTTACTGGGAGCTTATCAGGGATTATTGCGTCAGGTATCCTTAGGAAAAGTAACCATGCACACCCGTCATGAGATGCTGGAACTGGTTATTATTGACGGAAAAGCAAAAGGCATTATAGCCCGAAATCTCGAAACAGGAGCTTTAGAACGCCATGTTGCCGATGCAGTTGTGCTGGCTTCGGGAGGCTACGGGAAAGTATACTATCTTTCTACACTCGCTATGGGCTGCAACAGTTCTGCTATTTGGAGAGCACATAAAAAAGGTGCTTATATGGCTGGAGTAAGCTGGATTCAGTTCCACCCCACCTCACTTCCGCAACACGGAGCCAATCAATCTAAACTCACTTTAATGTCAGAGTCTTTGCGGAACGACGGTCGAATCTGGGTTCCGAAAAAAGCAGAAGACGCACGAAATCCCAATACCATCCCCGAAGAAGAACGGGATTATTATCTGGAACGCCGTTATCCTTCTTTTGGAAATCTCGCACCACGCGACATTTCCTCCAGAGCGGCTAAAGAACGAATTGACGCCGGACATGGTGTCGGACCAATGAAAAACGCTATTTATCTTGACTTTTCAGATGCTATAAAAGCACAGGGAAAAAATACTATTGAAGCCAAATACAGCAATTTGTTTGCCATGTATGAAAAAATTACCGGCATCAACGCTTACAAAGAACCCATGCTAATTTCTCCCGCTGCCCACTTTACTATGGGCGGACTTTGGGTCGATTATGAGTTAATGACCAGTATTCCTGGACTATTTGCTTTGGGAGAAGCCAATTTTGCCGATCATGGCGCTAACAGACTCGGAGCGAATTCTTTGCTTCAGGCTTGCGTGGACGGTTATTTTATAGCACCCTATACGATTCCGAATTATTTGGCAGGAGAATTAAACGCTCCAAAAGCCACCATCGACCACCCTGCTTTTAAAGAAGCCGAAAAATCCGTGAGAGCGCAGCTTGATCGTTTTTTAAACAGTAAAGGCACACTTTCAACCGATCATTTTCATAAAAAAATTGGACGATTACTTTATGAAAAATGTGGTCTTTCGAGAAGCAAAGAAAAACTGGAAGAAGCCATCGAAGATATAAAAGCGCTGAAAGCTTCTTTTGAAAAGGATTTACTGATTACCGGAGATGATACCTTAAACAGTGAACTCGAAAAAGCTGGCCGAATTGCCGACTACATAGAGCTGGCCGAATTAATGTGCTACGATGCTCTTCAAAGAGAAGAATCCTGTGGAGCTCACTTTCGTGAAGAATACCAAACTCCCGATGGCGAAGCGGTACGAAATGACGATGATTTCTGCTATGTTTCAGCATGGGAATGGAAAGGAGAAGCCAAACCACCTGAATTACACAAAGAACCTCTCGTATTCGAATCGGTTGAACTGGCAGTAAGAAGTTACAAATAA
- a CDS encoding acetyl-CoA C-acetyltransferase, giving the protein MNHTNTIKKVAIVGYNRIPFARANTAYAEVGNQQMMTAALDGLITKYNLKGKLIGEVAGGAVIKHTYDNNLMRECVLKTTLDPATPACDLQQACDTGIESAIYIANKIALGQIECGIAGGVDSISDIPMAVSDKLRKILLNARNAKSITEKIKSFLKIRPKDLAPLVPKNEEVQTGLSMGGHTEITAKHYKISREDQDNFALRSHLNMAKAYDEGFFDDMITPFNGLEKDNNLRKDSTLEKLAKLKPAFDKINGTLTAGNSTPLTDGASCILLASEEWAKEQGLPILAYITFAEIAAIEYVKNQQNLLLAPLFAVSRMLDKAGLSLQDFDYYEIHEAFAAQVLATLKIWESTELSTQIGLPKTLGAIDREKLNVKGSSLAAAHPFAATGGRIIGVMAKLLNEKGSGRGLISICAAGGQGVTMIIEK; this is encoded by the coding sequence ATGAATCACACAAACACAATCAAAAAAGTAGCTATTGTGGGATACAACCGTATTCCGTTTGCAAGAGCCAATACTGCCTACGCAGAAGTTGGAAATCAACAAATGATGACCGCCGCTCTCGATGGTCTTATAACCAAATACAATCTGAAAGGAAAATTAATCGGTGAAGTTGCCGGAGGGGCCGTAATCAAACATACTTACGACAATAATCTAATGCGAGAATGTGTACTGAAAACCACACTCGATCCCGCTACTCCTGCCTGCGATTTGCAACAGGCCTGTGATACCGGAATCGAAAGTGCCATTTATATTGCCAACAAAATTGCACTAGGTCAAATTGAGTGCGGAATTGCCGGAGGTGTCGATTCGATAAGTGATATTCCAATGGCGGTGAGTGATAAACTTCGAAAAATTCTACTCAATGCCAGAAATGCAAAATCAATTACTGAAAAAATAAAGTCCTTTCTAAAAATCCGTCCAAAAGATTTGGCTCCGCTGGTTCCTAAGAATGAAGAAGTTCAAACCGGACTTTCGATGGGAGGTCATACCGAAATTACTGCCAAACATTATAAAATCTCCCGCGAAGATCAGGACAACTTTGCGCTTAGAAGTCACCTCAATATGGCAAAAGCATACGATGAGGGTTTCTTTGACGATATGATTACTCCTTTTAACGGACTAGAAAAAGATAATAATTTAAGGAAAGACAGTACCCTCGAAAAACTAGCTAAACTAAAACCAGCCTTCGACAAAATCAATGGAACTTTAACTGCAGGAAATTCAACTCCACTAACTGATGGTGCTTCCTGTATACTTTTAGCCAGTGAGGAATGGGCAAAAGAACAAGGTTTGCCAATTTTAGCGTACATCACCTTTGCTGAAATTGCTGCCATCGAATATGTCAAAAATCAGCAGAATCTCCTATTGGCACCTTTGTTTGCTGTCAGTCGCATGCTGGATAAAGCAGGTTTGAGCTTACAGGATTTTGATTATTATGAAATTCATGAAGCTTTTGCCGCACAGGTTTTAGCGACTCTTAAAATCTGGGAAAGTACTGAACTAAGTACTCAAATTGGACTTCCTAAAACCCTTGGAGCAATCGATCGCGAAAAACTGAATGTAAAAGGAAGCAGTCTCGCAGCAGCACATCCTTTTGCTGCCACAGGAGGTCGAATCATTGGTGTTATGGCAAAGTTATTAAACGAAAAAGGATCCGGACGCGGACTGATTTCCATCTGTGCCGCCGGAGGACAAGGCGTGACCATGATAATTGAAAAATAA
- a CDS encoding TonB-dependent siderophore receptor — translation MRIKRILLSLIFLNSLVMMGQGLGKVTGRVSLTGNVPAENVSVALKGTKYSAITNEHGQYEIRNVKPASYTISISAVGIRPVEDKITVSAKQTTMKNFMLSESQEDLDEVVITKNKYKQDKPSLSLRLQTPVLEIPQNIQIVSGQTLKDQQIVSMSDGVIRNVSGAVRSEHWGDLYTNIKMRGSQVQAFRNGFNVVTSFWGPLTEDMSFVDHIEFVKGPAGFMLSSGDPSGLYNVVTKKPTGMTKGEASVIAGSYDFYRASIDLDGKLDKKGKLLYRFNAAAQNRGSHRSFEHNNRYVIAPVLTYQVDDKTKITAEYNFQYANMTEVGSYYVFGPKADGYATLPVGFTLTQPGIPDTNIQDHSGYFMFEHKFDDNWKLTAQTSYFKYIQQGYSSWPASVGSSENTLGKGNIIRNVGIWDAESNMYLGQIFVNGKFNTGAVTHKILSGLDLGNKDYMADWGQSHDLDTAANPFNVYNPNYGTPSNGLPAFDRATPLSVRAGVGGRLGQKYAAGYIQDELGFFENRLRLTLAARYTWISQNSWGTDESDSHITPRVGASYSVTDNLAVYGLYDQAFIPQSGIIQNGDKVKPLTGNNLEFGVKKDWFDGSWSTTLSAYRIVKQNELTSDPKNGPNDVYKIVLGEKRAQGIEFDVRGKLFDGLNLIANYAFTESVVTSSVVSTITVGSVVPGFAKHTANAWLNYSIQDGKLKGLGASIGGTYLAGRQTDSWSVGAISLPNYFKLDGGLSYETGKFKVTANVFNILDKYLYSGSYYEWLSAYYWQTEAPRNFRVGVTYKF, via the coding sequence ATGAGAATAAAAAGAATTTTACTTTCCTTAATTTTTCTAAACTCATTAGTGATGATGGGTCAGGGATTAGGAAAAGTAACCGGACGAGTTTCTTTAACCGGAAATGTGCCGGCAGAAAATGTTTCAGTTGCGCTTAAAGGAACAAAATATAGTGCTATTACAAATGAACACGGACAGTACGAAATTAGAAATGTTAAGCCGGCAAGTTACACGATTAGCATTAGTGCGGTAGGAATTCGTCCCGTTGAAGATAAAATCACAGTTTCAGCAAAGCAAACCACAATGAAGAATTTCATGCTTTCGGAAAGTCAGGAAGATTTGGATGAAGTTGTGATTACTAAAAACAAATACAAGCAAGACAAGCCTTCTTTGTCCTTACGTCTTCAAACACCTGTGTTGGAAATTCCACAAAATATTCAGATTGTGAGCGGTCAGACATTAAAAGATCAGCAGATTGTGAGTATGAGTGACGGAGTAATCCGAAATGTGAGTGGAGCCGTGCGCTCTGAGCATTGGGGAGATTTGTACACGAATATTAAAATGCGTGGTTCACAAGTTCAGGCGTTCCGTAATGGTTTTAATGTGGTTACTTCTTTCTGGGGACCACTTACGGAAGATATGAGCTTTGTCGATCATATTGAATTTGTAAAAGGACCTGCAGGATTTATGCTTTCCAGCGGTGATCCAAGCGGATTGTACAATGTGGTAACTAAGAAACCAACCGGAATGACTAAGGGGGAAGCTTCTGTAATTGCGGGAAGTTATGATTTTTACAGAGCGAGTATTGATCTTGATGGAAAATTGGACAAAAAAGGAAAGTTATTGTACCGTTTTAATGCTGCGGCTCAAAACAGAGGCTCACACCGTTCATTTGAACACAATAACCGTTATGTAATTGCTCCGGTACTTACGTATCAGGTTGATGATAAAACAAAGATTACGGCGGAGTATAATTTTCAGTATGCCAACATGACTGAAGTAGGTTCATATTATGTATTTGGGCCCAAAGCTGATGGATATGCCACTTTACCGGTTGGATTTACTCTGACTCAGCCTGGTATTCCGGATACTAATATTCAGGATCATAGCGGATACTTTATGTTTGAGCATAAGTTTGATGATAACTGGAAACTGACAGCACAAACTTCTTATTTCAAATACATTCAGCAAGGTTACAGTTCATGGCCAGCCAGCGTTGGCTCCAGTGAAAATACTCTTGGTAAAGGCAACATTATTAGAAATGTGGGTATCTGGGACGCAGAAAGTAACATGTATTTAGGTCAGATATTTGTAAACGGGAAGTTCAATACAGGAGCTGTCACACATAAAATACTAAGTGGTTTAGATTTGGGGAATAAAGATTATATGGCAGATTGGGGACAGTCTCATGATCTTGATACGGCTGCTAATCCATTTAATGTTTACAATCCAAATTATGGTACACCTTCTAATGGTCTTCCGGCTTTCGATCGTGCAACACCGCTTTCTGTCAGAGCAGGAGTTGGAGGCAGATTAGGGCAAAAATACGCTGCAGGTTACATTCAGGATGAGTTAGGGTTCTTTGAAAACAGGTTGAGATTGACTCTTGCGGCACGATACACCTGGATTAGTCAAAACAGCTGGGGGACGGATGAATCTGACAGTCATATTACACCACGTGTAGGAGCCAGTTATTCTGTAACTGATAATTTGGCTGTTTACGGTTTATACGATCAGGCTTTTATACCACAATCGGGAATTATTCAGAATGGAGATAAGGTAAAACCGCTTACAGGAAATAATTTAGAGTTTGGAGTTAAGAAAGATTGGTTTGACGGATCATGGAGTACTACATTATCGGCTTATCGTATCGTAAAACAAAATGAGCTTACTTCTGATCCTAAGAATGGACCAAATGATGTTTATAAAATTGTTTTGGGAGAGAAAAGAGCGCAAGGTATTGAATTTGACGTAAGAGGAAAGTTATTTGACGGACTTAATCTTATTGCTAATTATGCTTTTACAGAATCTGTGGTAACAAGTTCAGTTGTTTCAACTATAACAGTAGGTTCAGTTGTACCGGGTTTTGCTAAACATACTGCAAATGCATGGTTGAACTACAGCATCCAGGACGGAAAATTAAAAGGATTAGGAGCTTCTATAGGAGGAACTTATCTTGCAGGCCGCCAAACAGACAGTTGGAGTGTAGGAGCTATTAGCTTACCAAACTACTTTAAACTGGACGGAGGGTTATCTTATGAAACCGGGAAGTTTAAAGTGACAGCCAACGTATTTAACATTCTGGATAAATACCTGTACAGCGGATCTTACTATGAGTGGCTTTCTGCTTATTACTGGCAAACAGAAGCCCCAAGAAACTTTAGAGTGGGGGTAACTTATAAATTCTGA
- a CDS encoding LLM class flavin-dependent oxidoreductase encodes MEIGIDSFASAMYGDHNTLSSVDAMEQLLQRIELADQAGLDVFGIGEHHKKEFLDSATAVILSAAAARTKRIRLSSAVSVLSAADPVRVYQSFATLDLISKGRAEIVVGRGSSIEAYPLFGFNLNDYDELFKEKLDLLLQIRDNEFVTWSGKFRPSINNLPVYPRALQEKLPVWLGVGGTPESFIRAGSLGLPLMVAVIGGQTHRFRPLVDLYREAGKAAGYQPEELKVGLHSPGYVASTTEKAIEEYYPGYAELWTKLGLERGWPPVTKTKFDGLIDDLGVLVVGGPERIADKILRHSESLGGISRFTFQMDNAGLTHTQLMSAIEFIGAKVIPLIQKG; translated from the coding sequence ATGGAAATAGGAATTGACAGTTTCGCTTCGGCGATGTACGGAGACCACAATACCTTAAGCAGTGTTGATGCAATGGAACAGCTGCTGCAAAGAATCGAGCTGGCAGATCAGGCCGGACTTGATGTTTTTGGTATTGGTGAACATCATAAAAAAGAATTTTTAGATTCGGCAACTGCGGTGATTTTAAGTGCTGCCGCAGCGCGAACCAAACGCATTCGATTGTCAAGTGCTGTTTCGGTTCTAAGTGCCGCCGATCCGGTACGAGTTTATCAAAGCTTTGCAACTCTTGATTTAATTTCAAAAGGAAGAGCCGAAATTGTAGTAGGCCGAGGATCTTCCATCGAAGCTTACCCGCTTTTTGGATTTAATCTGAATGACTACGATGAACTTTTTAAAGAAAAATTAGATCTCTTACTTCAAATCAGAGACAATGAATTTGTGACCTGGTCGGGAAAATTTCGCCCGTCCATAAACAATCTTCCGGTTTATCCGAGAGCTTTACAGGAAAAGCTGCCTGTTTGGTTAGGTGTTGGCGGAACTCCTGAATCTTTTATTCGGGCCGGATCTTTAGGACTCCCTTTGATGGTCGCAGTTATTGGAGGTCAGACTCATCGTTTTCGTCCTTTAGTTGATTTGTATCGTGAAGCAGGAAAAGCTGCCGGATACCAACCCGAAGAACTTAAAGTAGGCCTGCATTCACCAGGATATGTAGCAAGCACAACCGAAAAGGCAATTGAAGAGTATTATCCCGGTTATGCTGAACTTTGGACAAAATTAGGCTTGGAACGCGGGTGGCCACCCGTTACCAAAACCAAATTTGACGGGTTAATTGACGATTTAGGTGTACTGGTTGTGGGAGGCCCTGAACGCATTGCCGATAAAATTTTGCGTCACAGCGAATCACTTGGAGGTATTTCGAGATTTACCTTTCAAATGGACAACGCAGGTCTTACACATACACAACTCATGAGTGCTATTGAATTTATAGGAGCAAAAGTAATTCCGCTCATTCAAAAAGGATAA
- a CDS encoding DUF1634 domain-containing protein, with the protein MEKSKTMQHEKFGEKDFQTIIGNLLRYGVWISLSVAFIGGIVYLLHHSADIEDYSVFHENDRNIFEVISAIYQGVMQGNGESLIFFGIILLFLTPVLRVLLSLFSFLLEKDYLYVGITLIVIVIILISVSFGFSH; encoded by the coding sequence ATGGAAAAATCTAAGACTATGCAGCACGAAAAATTTGGAGAAAAAGATTTTCAAACCATTATCGGAAATTTATTGCGTTATGGCGTCTGGATTTCTTTATCCGTAGCCTTTATTGGCGGAATTGTTTACCTACTGCATCACAGCGCAGATATTGAAGATTATTCAGTCTTTCATGAAAATGACCGTAATATCTTTGAAGTAATTTCGGCAATTTATCAGGGTGTAATGCAGGGAAATGGTGAATCCTTAATCTTCTTTGGAATTATTCTCCTTTTTCTAACTCCGGTTTTAAGGGTTTTACTATCACTATTTTCGTTTTTACTGGAAAAAGATTATCTGTATGTAGGCATCACCTTAATTGTTATTGTGATTATTCTGATCAGTGTTTCCTTTGGTTTCTCACATTAA
- a CDS encoding sulfite exporter TauE/SafE family protein: protein MTVLTFTLIMILGAFLAGFIGSLSGLGGGIIIIPLLTVILGVDIHYAIGAALVSVIATSSGSAAAYVREGITNMRMGIFLEIATTIGAVCGALLSTIAPTSFIAVLFGLTLIFSAINSLRKKEEHIVLESSSLAKKLKLEGTYPSHDGKVVHYGTKNVIGGFSMMGIAGMMSGLLGIGSGAFKVIAMDNIMRVPFKVSTTTSNFMMGVTAMASSVIYIQKGYIEPGICMPVVVGVLFGAMAGAKVLVKTNPKKLRIFFACLIFVLAVNMIYNGINGKI, encoded by the coding sequence ATGACAGTACTTACGTTTACCCTGATTATGATTCTTGGTGCTTTTTTAGCAGGTTTTATTGGCTCATTATCAGGTTTAGGTGGAGGAATTATCATAATTCCGCTTTTAACAGTCATTCTTGGTGTTGACATTCATTATGCAATTGGTGCGGCTCTGGTTTCCGTAATTGCAACTTCTTCAGGTTCGGCCGCAGCTTATGTCAGAGAAGGAATCACCAACATGCGAATGGGTATCTTTCTGGAAATTGCCACCACTATAGGTGCTGTTTGCGGAGCTCTGCTTTCAACCATCGCCCCTACTTCGTTTATCGCCGTTTTATTCGGTCTTACTTTAATTTTTTCAGCTATCAATTCCCTTCGCAAAAAAGAAGAACATATTGTTTTAGAATCCAGTTCTCTGGCTAAAAAACTAAAATTAGAAGGCACTTATCCCTCACACGACGGTAAAGTAGTTCATTACGGTACTAAAAATGTCATAGGCGGTTTCAGTATGATGGGAATTGCCGGAATGATGTCCGGTTTATTAGGAATTGGTTCCGGTGCTTTTAAAGTAATCGCTATGGACAATATTATGAGGGTTCCCTTTAAAGTTTCTACTACCACCAGTAACTTTATGATGGGCGTTACCGCAATGGCAAGTTCTGTCATTTATATTCAGAAAGGATATATCGAACCGGGAATCTGTATGCCTGTAGTCGTTGGTGTGCTTTTTGGGGCTATGGCAGGAGCAAAAGTTTTAGTGAAAACAAATCCTAAGAAACTGCGAATATTCTTTGCCTGTCTCATCTTTGTATTAGCAGTAAATATGATTTATAACGGAATAAATGGAAAAATCTAA
- a CDS encoding DoxX family protein, whose product MEKASTLQAGFILRIVLGVTMLSAVADRFGYWGAPGDPGVAWGNWDHFVTYTQTLNAFAGRSLAEILGTLATFFEILFGLFLIIGYKTRYIALATAGLMLLFAISMAVSVSVKAPFDYSVLTSAAAALLLSSLEKTYLALDNRSK is encoded by the coding sequence ATGGAAAAAGCGTCTACACTACAGGCAGGTTTTATTTTAAGAATTGTTTTAGGAGTTACTATGCTCTCTGCTGTTGCAGATCGTTTTGGCTATTGGGGTGCTCCGGGAGATCCGGGTGTGGCATGGGGCAACTGGGATCATTTTGTTACGTATACTCAAACCTTAAATGCTTTTGCCGGCAGATCATTAGCCGAAATCTTAGGTACTTTAGCTACTTTTTTCGAAATTCTCTTTGGTTTGTTTCTCATCATAGGATATAAAACCCGCTACATTGCTTTGGCAACTGCAGGTTTAATGCTGCTTTTTGCGATATCAATGGCCGTTTCTGTCTCTGTAAAAGCGCCTTTTGATTACTCAGTTCTAACAAGTGCCGCAGCTGCCTTATTACTTTCTTCTTTGGAGAAAACGTATCTCGCTTTAGACAATCGATCCAAATAA
- a CDS encoding zinc-binding alcohol dehydrogenase family protein, which translates to MKAIGFKTSLPIAEEESFIAFEASKPIPGERDLLVKISAVSVNPVDFKIRQNSTKDTVLETPKIIGWDAVGIVEAVGEKVSLFEVGDEVFYAGDITKPGSNAEYQIIDERIVGRKPKTLSIEEAAVIPLTGLTAWEILFDRIRIHPEKDKGKSILVIGGAGGVGSIAIQLAKKVAGLTVIATASRPETIVWCKEQGADYVVDHRNLIASVQEAGFQQVDFILDFVDTNSYWDIMVELIKPQGHIASITGSSDPVALNKLKNKSASFSWELMYTRSMYETDDMQEQHVILNKLADLLDQGILKSTLNLTLTGLTVDNFKKAHELLESGKTIGKIAIKF; encoded by the coding sequence ATGAAAGCCATAGGATTTAAAACATCGTTGCCCATTGCTGAAGAAGAGAGCTTTATAGCATTTGAAGCTTCAAAACCTATTCCGGGAGAACGTGATTTGTTAGTAAAAATTAGTGCGGTATCTGTGAATCCTGTCGATTTTAAAATTCGTCAGAATAGTACAAAAGATACCGTTTTAGAAACTCCGAAAATTATAGGCTGGGATGCTGTGGGTATTGTTGAAGCGGTAGGAGAGAAAGTAAGCCTTTTTGAGGTGGGAGATGAAGTTTTCTATGCCGGAGATATTACCAAACCCGGCAGCAATGCCGAATACCAGATTATTGACGAACGAATAGTAGGCAGGAAGCCAAAGACATTATCTATTGAAGAAGCAGCTGTTATACCTCTTACCGGATTAACAGCCTGGGAAATTCTTTTTGACCGCATCCGAATCCATCCTGAAAAAGATAAGGGTAAGTCGATCTTAGTTATTGGAGGGGCAGGAGGAGTCGGTTCGATCGCCATACAACTGGCCAAAAAAGTGGCAGGCCTTACTGTTATTGCAACTGCATCCCGCCCGGAAACGATTGTCTGGTGCAAAGAACAGGGCGCCGATTACGTAGTCGATCATCGAAATTTAATTGCTTCGGTTCAGGAAGCCGGGTTTCAACAGGTTGATTTTATTTTAGATTTTGTAGATACGAATTCCTATTGGGATATTATGGTCGAATTGATTAAACCGCAAGGACATATTGCATCTATTACCGGAAGCAGTGATCCTGTGGCTCTGAACAAACTGAAAAATAAAAGCGCTTCCTTCTCATGGGAGCTTATGTACACACGATCGATGTATGAAACCGATGATATGCAGGAACAGCATGTTATTCTGAACAAACTGGCAGATCTTCTGGATCAGGGTATTCTAAAATCAACGCTAAATCTAACGTTAACAGGTCTAACAGTAGATAATTTTAAAAAAGCGCATGAACTGTTAGAATCAGGGAAGACGATTGGTAAAATTGCTATTAAGTTCTAA